The proteins below are encoded in one region of Caldilineales bacterium:
- a CDS encoding flippase, producing the protein MTAARSVARNTLFLSLAQGIRIILGFVLILYIANRYGVLWQGKFSILLAFLNIFQVMASFGLPRLITREVARDPAVGNRYFWGGIVGQGATTVVFALLMFVVVGLSPYPADTKAMLQLAIVTLPLFTVYSVAAALLRAHERMQYLVYAEALSSLAQVVLAVTVLARAENVMALAVIRIGGLSLAAVMVAAAAWRMHMIGRPQIDLRFSARLLRQSADFFGMAAFDSILQRMDVLILSLIGGETAAGLYDAALQLIKVIMTLVMSFTDALYPVLSRLWVQSRLRFGLATGKSLYYGLIALLPVAVGTAVLAPAIIALLYHRPEYGPAARVLAVAGCAMLAYFAQTVLTRSLMAGDRARASLLTTGLMVVAGAALIAGFSAIWGPAGAASGMGLMYALGAVFAWYASRDFQIAFAANGLARPALAAVVMGALLYFLPSLPLWLAIPAGAAVYLALGMVSGALKRDDLQLFRSLLSKP; encoded by the coding sequence ATGACCGCCGCCCGTTCGGTCGCCCGCAACACCCTCTTTCTCAGCCTGGCCCAGGGCATTCGCATCATCCTGGGCTTCGTGCTTATCCTCTACATCGCCAATCGCTATGGAGTGCTGTGGCAGGGCAAATTCAGCATCCTGCTGGCCTTTCTCAATATCTTCCAGGTGATGGCCTCCTTCGGCCTGCCGCGGCTGATCACCCGCGAGGTGGCGCGCGATCCTGCCGTTGGCAACCGTTACTTCTGGGGCGGGATCGTCGGCCAGGGAGCGACGACGGTCGTCTTTGCCCTCCTCATGTTCGTGGTCGTCGGCCTATCGCCCTACCCTGCCGACACGAAGGCCATGCTGCAACTGGCCATCGTGACCCTGCCTCTATTCACAGTCTACTCAGTGGCAGCGGCGCTCTTGCGCGCCCACGAACGTATGCAGTACCTTGTCTATGCCGAGGCGCTCAGCTCGCTTGCGCAGGTCGTGTTGGCCGTCACCGTCCTGGCCCGCGCCGAAAACGTCATGGCCCTGGCTGTCATCCGCATCGGCGGGCTGTCATTGGCAGCGGTGATGGTGGCAGCAGCGGCCTGGCGGATGCACATGATCGGGCGCCCGCAGATCGACCTGCGCTTCTCGGCCCGGCTGCTGCGCCAGTCGGCCGATTTCTTCGGCATGGCCGCCTTCGACTCGATCTTGCAGCGGATGGATGTGCTCATCCTTTCCCTCATCGGCGGCGAGACGGCGGCCGGCCTCTACGATGCCGCTTTACAGCTGATCAAAGTGATCATGACCCTGGTGATGTCATTCACCGACGCCCTCTATCCTGTGCTCTCGCGCTTGTGGGTGCAATCACGGCTGCGGTTTGGCCTGGCCACGGGCAAATCGCTGTACTATGGGCTGATAGCGCTGTTGCCCGTGGCTGTGGGGACGGCCGTGCTGGCGCCGGCGATCATCGCCCTGCTCTACCACCGGCCAGAATACGGGCCAGCGGCCCGGGTGTTGGCCGTGGCCGGATGTGCGATGCTGGCCTATTTCGCGCAGACGGTGCTCACCCGCTCCTTGATGGCCGGCGACCGCGCCCGCGCCTCGTTGCTGACCACAGGTCTGATGGTGGTTGCCGGGGCAGCCCTGATCGCCGGTTTCAGCGCCATCTGGGGGCCGGCCGGGGCAGCGAGCGGGATGGGGCTGATGTATGCGCTGGGGGCGGTTTTCGCCTGGTATGCCAGCCGTGACTTTCAGATCGCCTTTGCTGCCAATGGTCTGGCCCGGCCGGCGCTGGCGGCGGTGGTGATGGGCGCCCTCCTCTACTTCCTGCCCTCGCTCCCTCTCTGGCTCGCCATCCCGGCCGGCGCGGCCGTTTATCTGGCCCTGGGGATGGTAAGCGGCGCCCTGAAACGCGACGATCTCCAACTCTTTCGCTCCTTGCTCTCGAAACCCTGA